In Methylotenera sp. L2L1, the following proteins share a genomic window:
- a CDS encoding cytochrome b: MTDKNKSALSSALNDGLNWVDARFPLTSNVKAHLTEYYAPKNFNFWYFFGSLALLVLVLQILTGIFLTMHYKPDADLAFGSVEYIMRDVPWGWLIRYMHSTGASMFFVVVYLHMFRGIIYGSYRNPRELIWLFGVAIFLVLMGEAFFGYLLPWGQMSYWGAQVIVNLFSAIPFIGPDVSEWLRGDYLVSDATLNRFFAFHVIALPFVLVGLVVAHLIALHEVGSNNPDGIEIKKLKDKKTGFPLDGIPFHPYYTVKDLVGVSMFLIVFSAIIFFAPEMGGYFLEANNFVPADPLKTPAHIAPVWYFTPYYSILRAVPPILNSQFPGVAAMGLSVVAFAFLPWLDKSPVKSIRYRGLLYKQWLVAFVISFLVLGYLGTVPSNIWGQFGAWMGGADRATVVARVFTVVYFLFFALMPWYTKKDKTKPVPERITG, from the coding sequence ATGACTGATAAAAATAAATCAGCGCTATCAAGCGCTCTAAATGACGGTTTAAATTGGGTGGACGCGCGCTTTCCATTGACTAGCAATGTTAAGGCGCATTTAACCGAGTATTACGCACCTAAAAACTTCAACTTCTGGTACTTTTTCGGTTCTTTGGCGTTGTTGGTTTTGGTGTTGCAAATTTTGACTGGTATTTTCCTGACCATGCATTACAAGCCAGATGCGGATTTAGCATTCGGGTCTGTTGAATACATCATGCGCGATGTGCCATGGGGTTGGTTGATTCGCTATATGCATTCGACCGGTGCTTCAATGTTTTTTGTTGTGGTTTATCTGCACATGTTCCGCGGTATTATTTACGGTTCGTATCGCAATCCACGCGAATTAATTTGGTTGTTCGGTGTTGCTATATTCTTAGTGTTAATGGGTGAGGCATTCTTTGGTTACCTATTGCCATGGGGTCAGATGTCTTACTGGGGTGCGCAAGTGATTGTTAACTTGTTCTCAGCGATTCCATTTATTGGCCCAGACGTTTCAGAGTGGTTGCGTGGTGACTACTTGGTATCTGATGCAACCTTGAATCGTTTCTTTGCGTTCCACGTAATTGCCTTACCGTTTGTGTTGGTTGGTCTGGTTGTTGCTCACTTGATTGCTTTGCATGAGGTGGGCTCAAACAATCCTGATGGTATTGAGATTAAAAAACTGAAAGATAAGAAAACAGGATTTCCGTTAGATGGTATTCCATTCCATCCTTACTACACAGTGAAGGATTTGGTTGGTGTGTCTATGTTCCTGATTGTGTTCTCAGCCATTATTTTCTTTGCACCTGAGATGGGCGGTTATTTCCTTGAGGCAAATAACTTTGTGCCAGCTGATCCACTTAAAACGCCAGCACACATTGCGCCAGTTTGGTACTTCACACCATATTACTCAATCTTGCGTGCGGTTCCGCCAATTTTGAACTCACAATTCCCGGGTGTTGCAGCAATGGGCTTGTCTGTGGTGGCTTTTGCTTTCTTACCTTGGTTGGATAAGAGTCCAGTGAAGTCGATTCGTTATCGCGGGTTGTTGTATAAGCAATGGTTAGTGGCATTTGTTATCAGTTTCTTGGTGCTAGGGTATCTTGGTACTGTGCCATCAAATATTTGGGGTCAGTTCGGTGCTTGGATGGGGGGTGCTGATCGCGCTACAGTAGTTGCACGCGTCTTTACAGTGGTTTACTTCTTGTTCTTTGCGTTAATGCCTTGGTATACGAAAAAAGACAAGACTAAACCGGTGCCAGAAAGAATAACAGGATAA
- a CDS encoding Do family serine endopeptidase, with product MNNSLHKRLWLIFAQAATICMALIFALRIFYPNLLNFREPVMVVKQAEPTSATSPSHSYSHAAKKAMPAVVNIFTSKKQRPSPHQDFLDDPAFRHFFGDQLDELEIPSQPENSLGSGVIVSTQGLILTNNHVIATADSIEVALSDGRKMAATVVGTDPDTDLALIKVDANDLPAITFASSDSLNVGDVVLAIGNPFGVGQTVTQGIVSALGRSHLGINIYENFIQTDASINPGNSGGALIDTEGNLVGINSAIYSRSGGSMGIGFAIPTTLASQVMEQIAAQGNVTRGWIGIEAQDITPELAESFRLNKAQGALIAGVLKNSPADRAGLRAGDILTAIEGKAVTDSGTMLNLIAALKPNQKATVEIIRAGATVNITIVIGKRPKPATATLD from the coding sequence ATGAACAACTCGCTACATAAAAGATTATGGCTAATTTTTGCGCAAGCAGCCACCATATGCATGGCTTTAATATTTGCTTTACGCATTTTTTACCCCAATCTGCTTAACTTCAGAGAGCCGGTGATGGTTGTTAAACAGGCAGAGCCTACATCAGCCACCTCACCGTCCCACTCATACAGCCACGCAGCAAAGAAAGCCATGCCAGCGGTTGTGAATATCTTCACCAGTAAAAAGCAGCGCCCCAGCCCTCATCAAGACTTTCTTGATGACCCTGCATTCCGCCACTTTTTTGGGGACCAGCTAGACGAACTTGAAATTCCATCACAACCTGAAAACAGCCTAGGCTCTGGTGTGATTGTCAGCACACAAGGTTTGATTCTAACAAACAACCATGTCATTGCCACGGCAGATTCTATTGAAGTGGCTTTATCTGACGGCAGAAAAATGGCCGCCACAGTTGTCGGCACCGATCCAGACACTGACTTGGCACTCATCAAAGTAGATGCCAATGATTTACCTGCCATCACTTTTGCCAGCTCAGACTCATTAAACGTTGGTGATGTGGTGTTAGCGATTGGCAATCCATTTGGTGTTGGCCAAACAGTCACACAAGGTATTGTTAGTGCGCTTGGTCGCAGCCACCTAGGTATTAACATTTATGAAAATTTCATACAAACAGACGCCTCTATCAACCCAGGCAACTCAGGTGGCGCATTAATTGATACCGAAGGCAATCTTGTTGGTATCAACAGCGCCATTTACTCGCGCAGTGGTGGCTCTATGGGGATTGGTTTTGCAATCCCCACCACTTTAGCTAGCCAAGTAATGGAGCAAATTGCAGCCCAAGGCAATGTCACGCGTGGATGGATTGGCATTGAAGCGCAAGACATCACACCAGAACTAGCGGAGTCTTTTAGGTTAAACAAAGCGCAAGGCGCCTTAATTGCTGGCGTACTTAAAAATAGTCCTGCAGACAGAGCTGGATTACGCGCAGGCGACATATTGACCGCCATTGAAGGCAAGGCCGTCACCGACAGCGGAACAATGCTTAACTTGATCGCTGCTTTAAAACCAAATCAAAAAGCAACGGTCGAAATTATTAGAGCTGGCGCTACGGTTAACATTACAATCGTCATAGGCAAACGTCCTAAGCCGGCTACGGCGACCTTAGATTAG
- a CDS encoding cytochrome c1: MKKLLLTLLMMPFLAMPLAVNASESISLDKAPIDATDHESLQRGARTFVNYCLNCHSANYMRYNRLLEIGLTEKQIKDNLLLAGEKIGDTMKVAINKKDAAKWFGAAPPDLSVEVRARGADWVYTYMRGFYRDSSRATGWNNTVFDKVGMPHVLYELQGEQELNHETHALKLVKPGKLSVEEYDVLVGDLTNFMAYMAEPAKHQRNQLGWFVLLFLGVLLVLTYKLKKAYWKEIH, encoded by the coding sequence ATGAAAAAATTATTGTTAACTTTGTTGATGATGCCTTTCCTTGCGATGCCTTTGGCAGTAAATGCAAGTGAAAGTATTAGTTTGGATAAAGCACCAATTGATGCCACTGATCATGAGTCGTTGCAACGTGGTGCGCGTACTTTCGTTAACTATTGCTTAAATTGCCATAGCGCTAACTACATGCGCTATAACAGATTGTTGGAGATTGGTTTAACTGAAAAACAGATCAAAGATAATTTGTTGCTAGCTGGTGAAAAGATTGGTGACACGATGAAGGTTGCCATCAATAAGAAGGATGCGGCGAAGTGGTTTGGTGCTGCACCGCCTGACTTGTCAGTGGAAGTGCGCGCTCGTGGTGCGGACTGGGTCTATACCTATATGCGCGGATTCTACCGTGATAGCTCTAGAGCAACGGGTTGGAATAACACGGTGTTTGATAAGGTTGGTATGCCTCATGTGCTTTATGAGTTGCAGGGCGAGCAAGAGTTGAATCATGAAACTCATGCGCTGAAGCTGGTTAAACCTGGCAAGTTGTCAGTAGAAGAATACGATGTTTTGGTGGGTGATTTAACAAACTTTATGGCTTATATGGCTGAACCAGCAAAGCATCAAAGAAACCAACTTGGTTGGTTTGTCTTGCTATTTTTGGGTGTGTTGTTAGTACTAACATATAAACTCAAAAAAGCTTACTGGAAGGAAATACATTAA
- the petA gene encoding ubiquinol-cytochrome c reductase iron-sulfur subunit: protein MSDNQNDNQQADSQTRECSQVDLDKRNFLIATSAVGALGCAAVAVPFVKSMTPSERAKAAGAPVEVDISKIEPGTMMTAEWRGKPVWIINRTNEMTDELAKHNDQLSDPACDVTSQQPEYCKNASRSIKPNLAVIVGICTHLGCSPSAKLEKDGDMGPTWTGGFFCPCHGSKFDLAGRVFKGSPAPINLVVPPHKYLSENLLLIGVDTEEKA, encoded by the coding sequence ATGTCAGACAATCAAAATGACAATCAGCAGGCTGACTCGCAAACGCGCGAGTGTTCTCAAGTAGATTTAGATAAGCGTAACTTTTTAATAGCCACTTCTGCAGTGGGCGCATTAGGTTGTGCTGCAGTGGCAGTGCCTTTCGTAAAAAGCATGACGCCAAGTGAGCGTGCAAAGGCCGCTGGTGCACCGGTAGAGGTGGATATCAGTAAGATTGAACCAGGCACGATGATGACCGCAGAGTGGCGCGGTAAACCAGTGTGGATTATTAATCGTACAAATGAAATGACTGATGAGTTGGCAAAGCACAATGATCAGCTTTCTGATCCTGCTTGTGATGTAACTTCGCAACAGCCTGAATACTGTAAAAATGCTAGTCGCTCAATTAAACCAAATCTTGCGGTTATCGTTGGTATCTGTACGCACTTAGGTTGTTCGCCTTCTGCGAAATTAGAAAAAGATGGTGACATGGGACCAACATGGACTGGCGGCTTCTTCTGTCCTTGCCATGGTTCTAAGTTTGACCTGGCTGGTCGCGTATTTAAGGGCTCTCCTGCGCCTATCAATTTGGTAGTGCCGCCACATAAATATTTGAGTGAGAATCTACTTCTGATTGGTGTTGATACTGAAGAGAAAGCATAA
- a CDS encoding Nif3-like dinuclear metal center hexameric protein produces the protein MVKINELTHYTQQLMQVERFKDYCPNGLQVEGRITIGKIVTGVTASMALLEAAHKAGADLVLVHHGYFWKNEAPVVVGIKQRRIKFLLAHDINLMAYHLPLDAHGEFGNNVQLGKLLGFNTQSYVGVDNLIASTELEDELPLSEVVLLIERSLRRNVMVIGDPARAVKKIAWCTGAAQGYIDQAIELGVDLFISGEISEQTTHQSLESGVAYIAAGHHATERYGVQALGNHLAEKFNLEHEFIDIHNPV, from the coding sequence ATGGTAAAAATCAATGAGTTAACGCATTATACCCAACAACTGATGCAAGTAGAGCGTTTCAAAGATTACTGCCCAAATGGCTTGCAGGTAGAGGGGCGCATTACGATTGGTAAGATTGTCACTGGCGTGACTGCCAGTATGGCGCTATTGGAAGCCGCACATAAAGCCGGCGCTGATTTGGTGTTGGTGCATCATGGCTATTTCTGGAAAAATGAAGCGCCTGTGGTTGTCGGTATTAAACAGAGGCGCATTAAATTCTTGTTGGCACATGATATTAATTTAATGGCATACCACTTGCCGTTGGATGCGCATGGGGAGTTTGGCAATAATGTGCAGCTTGGTAAGTTGTTGGGATTCAATACGCAAAGTTATGTGGGGGTTGATAATTTGATTGCCTCTACTGAGCTTGAAGATGAGTTGCCCTTGTCAGAAGTCGTTTTGTTGATAGAGCGCAGTTTGCGTCGTAATGTAATGGTGATTGGAGACCCAGCGAGAGCAGTTAAAAAAATAGCTTGGTGCACTGGCGCTGCGCAGGGTTATATAGATCAGGCGATAGAGCTGGGTGTGGATCTATTTATTAGTGGGGAAATTTCAGAACAAACCACGCATCAATCCCTTGAATCTGGTGTTGCCTATATTGCGGCTGGTCATCATGCAACTGAGCGTTATGGGGTGCAAGCATTGGGAAATCATTTGGCGGAAAAATTTAACTTAGAACATGAGTTTATAGATATTCACAATCCGGTTTAA